One Glycine soja cultivar W05 chromosome 2, ASM419377v2, whole genome shotgun sequence genomic region harbors:
- the LOC114374646 gene encoding replication protein A 70 kDa DNA-binding subunit E-like: protein MHELWETSDNDATIRKQAEKTQKMAVGNHQRGTTKEPKNTYASTNSLVEKELSVDKLEVSRRLTVSDFANCGFYTYTDQVWVLYGAVLIIMARSLDKIKSINGSKETLKLSVRISNLWFIGTPNKSEQAEMVFVDSYGDEIHVVCKQDQLKECVLENIPFRKYRFAGFADIVAGQFEPGLLVDVIGVVEEVVFRQVSGKGRRVVFKLKDLSQQLLSCTLWDDYCLQFLKFLDDYEGDGPITVLLTHGRIKEAQGSCLPSVNNSFKASKLIINKPVMEIQEFNERLAELGIEARSGFKSHSEGCTQLSGSIQLSSKESFFGKAEAKTIADINTISKEIVCVTVGTITRIVLDNDSWCYTTCIQCHKKSDAEMAPFTCACGKYNKEAMLRYRLEVMINQGDENTKFLLWDRECSELIGQSADAVNKLKIEDGDVDLNASPQALDKLLGYELAFKIKVQPKFRNYAILKCSADSSLINVVMDMLVDAETSSKMDIPVSDSNHSVQHESQSLSVTAGHDPLLGLPLTPTKRHTFQDYDDEAGTSQILPPQLSSNKLKKHGAI from the exons ATGCATGAGTTGTGGGAAACATCAGATAATGATGCCACTATTCGCAAGCAAGCTGAAAAGACACAGAAGATGGCTGTTGGCAATCATCAAAGAGGAACAACCAAGGAACCCAAAAATACATATGCTTCAACAAATTCCTTGGTGGAAAAGGAATTGAGTGTGGACAAGTTAGAGGTCTCAAGAAGATTGACG GTGTCTGATTTTGCAAATTGTGGCTTTTACACGT ATACAGACCAGGTTTGGGTTCTCTATGGTGCTGTTTTGAT TATTATGGCACGTTCTCTAGACAAGATAAAGAGCATCAATggctcaaaagaaactcttaaaCTTAGTGTGAGGATCAGTAATCTATGGTTTATTGGCACGCCTAACAAATCTGAGCAAGCTGAGATGGTGTTTGTGGACTCCTAT GGTGATGAGATCCACGTTGTTTGTAAACAAGACcaattgaa GGAGTGTGTTCTAGAAAACATCCCTTTTAGAAAATACAGGTTTGCTGGATTTGCAGATATTGTGGCTGGCCAGTTTGAACCTGGGCTATTGGTTG ATGTTATTGGTGTTGTGGAGGAGGTTGTCTTTCGCCAAGTTTCAGGAAAAGGTAGAAGGGTAGTCTTTAAACTAAAGGACTTGAG TCAGCAATTGCTATCTTGCACTTTGTGGGATGATTATTGCTTGCAGTTTTTAAAGTTCTTAGATGATTATGAAGGTGATGGCCCAATTACAGTTCTATTGACCCATGGTAGAATAAAGGAAGCTCAGG gaTCTTGTCTCCCATCGGTCAACAATTCTTTTAAGGCTTCAaagttaattattaacaaaCCGGTGATGGAGATTCAAGAATTCAATGAACG GCTTGCAGAGTTGGGCATTGAGGCTCGGTCAGGTTTTAAATCCCATAGTGAAGGGTGTACACAGCTTTCAGGTTCTATCCAATTATCATCAAAGGAATCATTCTTTGGAAAGGCTGAGGCAAAGACTATTGCTGACATTAACACCATCTCTAAA GAAATTGTTTGTGTAACGGTTGGCACAATTACTAGGATTGTTCTGGACAATGATTCATGGTGTTATACAACTTGCATTCAGTGTCATAAAAAAAGTGATGCAGAGATGGCGCCCTTCACATGTGCATGCGGCAAATACAATAAAGAAGCTATGCTTAG GTATAGGCTTGAGGTGATGATCAACCAGGGAGATGAAAACACAAAATTCCTGCTTTGGGACCGTGAATGCAGTGAATTAATTGGTCAATCAGCTGATGCAGTTAATAAGCTTAAAATTGAA GATGGTGATGTTGATTTGAATGCTTCACCCCAAGCACTTGATAAGCTGTTGGGTTATGAACTTGCTTTCAAGATAAAGGTGCAACCCAAGTTCAGGAATTATGCTATTTTGAAGTGTTCAGCTGACTCAAGCTTAATAAATGTTGTGATGGATATGCTAGTTGATGCTGAG ACATCTTCAAAAATGGATATCCCAGTTTCTGATTCCAATCATTCTGTCCAACATGAATCT CAATCCTTGTCTGTGACAGCAGGCCATGATCCACTGCTTGGACTCCCCTTGACACCTACAAAGCGGCATACATTtcaagattatgatgatgaaGCAGGGACCTCTCAAATTTTACCTCCACAACTTTCatccaacaaattaaaaaaacatggcGCAATTTAG